In the genome of Candidatus Promineifilum breve, the window TCCCACACTGCATCAGCGATGGCCGCCGGGCTGGCGCTGCCGGCCGAGGCGTCGCTCAGCGCATCGCCGGTGCTGCCCGCGCCCAGGTGGCCGCCCAGCGCCTCATCCCAGACGGCATCGGCGATCTCGGCCACGATGTCGGCGGCCACGGCGTCGCCGTCGATGGCCCCGGTGGCAATGGCCGCGGCGGTGATGAGGCCGGCGGTGATCTCGTCGGCGTGGACTTGCAGCCGGTCGGCCCCGAACAGGCTATCCCAGACGTTGGCCCCCACGACTTCCAGATCGAGCCAGACCGGCAGCGCCCCGGCCTCGTGGACGGCGACGCGCAGGCGTCCCAGGGTGTTGCTGTCGGTGGCGTTGAGGCCACACGAATAGTTGCCGTTTTCCAGATGGCTGCACGTGCCGCTGTCGGACTTCTGGGCAAACGCGCCGCCGTTCTTGCTCAGGCGCACGTCGGCCTGGCTGATGGTCAGGCCGGTTTCGGCCGTCTTGCCGTCGGTCTCGTCGACGAACGGGCCGAGGATGATAGTAATGGCAGTGGATTGTTTGAGATACATTTTGATTAGTGTCCAGTGGTCAGTGGTCAGTGGGTCGCTATCGCTTTCGTGGTCGCTATCGCTATCGTTCTTCAGTAGTTCACTGGTCAGCAGGTCAGTTACAGTCCGCCGGCCGGGGCGATGGCGATCTGCAACGCCTCGGCCGGGATGGTGGGCAACTGCTTGGCCTGATCAGGGGTAATGAAGACCACCCGGTAGACCTGCCCCGGCTGGTGCTCGCGGATGATGTAAATCGTCTGGGCGAATGGCGGTTCGGCCGCCGCTTGGCCCGTGCCGCTGTGGATTGGGTTGGTGCTCATACTCTCCTCTGTCGAAACTGGTGGATGGTGCGCGCCGGTTGGCCGCCGCCGCTGGGGGCGGTGTAATCGACGGCCAGCGTGGCATAGTCCGCGCCGCCGCCGTCGTAGGCGTTATAGCGGAACGGGCTGGTGGAATTGGCTTTCAGGATGAGGGCTATGTCATTGCCTGACGCCCATCCCGCGCGATTGATGATTTCTTGAATGATGCCGGCAAGGGAGGGCGAGGTTTTTGCGCCTGTGCCGATATTGCCAGCTGTCCAAAGGGTGGTGGCCGTGGTGGCGGTTCGGCCGCTGACGTCGTTGGCGGTTGTGGTGAAGGTGGCGGCGTCGTCGCTGTCCTGGCCCCAGATGGTCAGATCGGGGTCGTCGAACGAGGCCGAGGGCAGGATCACGGTCAGGCCGGCGCTGTTGATGGTGCTGCCCGCCGGGATGGTGACGTTGACAAAGCGCAGCCCGCCGTAATGGTTATTGGCCTGAAAGGTGACATTGGCGCCGGTCAGGTTGACGCTGCCGCCGGTTTCGCGGGCGTCGTCGCCGCTGGCGCTGATGGTCGCGCTATAAGTTGACATAATTTTATCCTGATCTTGTACAATTCCATCGACATTCTGGTAGGGGCGCGGCGGCGGCGAGACGAGGTGGATGGTTTCAACCACACCTATCGCCGCCGCCGCCTCGCCCTTGTAGGGCGGGATGGTATCCCGCCCAGGCCGGCAGAGGCGGGTTGCCAACCCGCCCTACAAAGCCCGCACCGCCCGAGGCCGGCTCAAGAGGCCCACGTGCCACGCTTCAGGCCCGTTCACGGGCCGCTGTCCACTAGCCCCGTGGCTTTAGCCCGGGGCGGCCAAACCCGCAGCCCGCGAACCACGGTCACCTACCCGCCGTCTTTCCGTTGCCCTTGCTCCTGGCTGCTCCCCCGCCCCCCTGCTCCCCTGCTCCCCCGCTCCCCCGCTCCCCTGCGCTCCCCCCAACTCCCCCACCAACTTCCGCCCATCCCCCGCCACCACCACCAGCGTCCCCGCCCGCCGGTCGGCCACCAGCCGCCACACATCCCCCCAGCTCAAGCCCAGTGCCGCCAATGCCTGTTGCAAATCGTCCATAATTCCTCCATTAGGTTCTAGGTGCTAGGTGCTAGGTTCTAGGGAAGAGCGCGCTTCCCTAGAATCTAGCCCCTCCCTAGCCCCTAGCACCTAGCACCTAGCACCTAGAACCTAGAACCTATCCCGCCACATTGCGCTTGCCGATGCCGCGCGGGCCATTGACGCCCACCGCGAACTCATCGCGCACCTTGATCGGCAGCACGTCGTTGCTGAACATCAGCCCGCTCGTCTCGCTGACCACGGCGAACAGTTCCGGGATGGGGTGTTGCCGGCCGCCCGGCGACTGGCTGTAGCTCATCTGGATCACCGGGAACAGCGCCGGATCGACCACGTAGGCCCAATCCGTGCCGTCCGTCCAGTCGGGCACCACCAGCGGGATCGGCCGCGGGTCGGCATAGCCCCGCCCCTGCGCCTCGGGCGCGTAGGCCGTGGGCATCCCCTCGCCATAGCCCAGGATGCTCAGCGCCGTGTCATACAGCTCGGCCGGCACCAGCAGGAAGCGCGGAAAGATACCCAACGGCTTGGCGCTGCCCAGTTCGCTGTGCTGGAAACATTCGGCCCGCGCCGCCCGCCAGGCCGCCGCGTCCGTGCCCAGCGCCGTCGTCGCCAGATTGCCGTGGTCGGCGTGGAACAGCGCCTTGCTGTCCTGGGCCAGCGTCGGCCCCACGCCGCTGTTGGCCGTGAACAGCGCGCTGACCGCCGCCGACCGCGTGCGCACCGCCGCCGACGCCAGTGCCCGCGGGATGGCCTGCAACTGCATGATGTCGCCGTTGCGAATCATCTCGCGGGTGATGCCCACGTAGCCGCCGCGCTTCACAAACGCCGCCGACTCCTTGGCGTCGCTCACGTCCAGCTCGGTGTAGGCCGCGCCCTCGGCCACCGTCGGCAAATTGCCCACGCCACCCAGCGTGATCCACTTCATGGCCAGCAGGCGGCCGTCGTTCGGCTCCACGGCGGCCACGCGCTCATACCAGCGGTAATGCTCCAGCGCCGCGAACTGCTGCACGATGACCTTGTTCATGGCGTCCACGGCCAGATTGGGCAGCGTGCTCGTCTTGGCCCCGCTGAACAGCGTCCGCTCGCCGTCGAACACGCCGCGAAAGTAGACGTCGCCGGTCAGGGCCACGTACAGGTCGGCGAACGAGCGCAGATTGGGCGGCGGGGTGGGCGCGCCGGCCGCGCCGAAGAAAAAGCCCACCAGATCGCGCGCCTCGTCCAGCGGCTCATTCAGCCGCAGCGCCGGGCGGCCGAACATGGCCCCCACCGCCGCCGGCCGCGCCCCCAACTGCACCACGCCCGCCTCGGTCAGCGCCGCCAACTCGGCCCGCGCCTGGCGCACGGCCGCCTCCACGTCCTCGGCCGTGTCGTAGCGCCCCGCCTCCAGCCGCGCCTGCACCGGCCCCGGCAGCCCCGCCGCGCGAATCACCGCCGTGGCCGCCGCCGTCTGCAACGCCCCCAACCAGCCCTGGGCCGTCGACGAGTGTGGAGTGACGAGTGACAAGTCCAGCGCGCCCTCCCCTGCTCCCCTGCTCCCCGGCTCCCCTGCATTCCTTCCCCCCTGCTCCCCTGCGCCCCCGCTCCCCTGCGCTTCGCTCCCGCTCCGCACCAGCGCCACACGCCGCAAACCCGTCGTCGTCTCAATTCGTTCGGTCATGGTTTGGTTCTCCTCTCACTCTGATTTCTGTTCGATCCAACTAGACATAATCACGGTTCTTATCCGCGTTAATCCGCCCTATCCGCTTCATCCGCGTTCGATTCTTCGACTTATAGATTGGTTCTCCCGGACTCTGATTTTCAATCGCCCCAACTAGACATAATCACGGTTCTTATCCGCGTTAATCCGCCCTATCCACGTCATCCGCGTTCGATTCTTCCGTCTGCGGCCACCCGGCATAAAACCCCCGACTGACTGGGCACAGAACATGATTGACTGGTCACAGGCCATAGGCTTAAAACGATTGCGGTAGGTGTTCACAATAATTGACTATGCGAATTGGATCATTCTTTATTAAACCTAACCCAACCCGCCACCCGCCACCCGCCACCCGCCACCCGCCACCCATCATTCGTCATTCGTCATTCGTCCCACAATCCGACTCCCCCCACTCGCCGGAAACATCACCAAATCGGCCGACTCCACCATCGCCATCCCCCGCACCGTCCGCCCGTCCCCGGCCAGTTGCGGATAGAACACGATGCTCACCCCCAGGTCAGGCCCGGCCGCCTCGTCCAGCCCCTGCTCCTCAAGCACCTGCTCCAACAACTCCACCACCGGCCGCGTCTCGGCCGTGTCATAGGCCCGCAGCCGCCCCACCGCCGCCGCGTCCGCCTCGTCATAGACCACATCGTGCCACACCCCCACCAGCCGCCGCACCGCCGGGCTTTCCCCGCCCGCCGCGTGGTCGGCAAAGCAGGCCAGCCCGCGAAACAACCCCTCCGCCACCGCCCGGCGAATCGCCTCGGCCTCCACCACGTAGCCGTTGGCCTCGCCCGTCATCGTCCGCGTCGGCCCGGCCACGATCAATCGACCTATGAATTCTTTGCGTTCGGCCATGGTAAACCTCTTTTAATGACGAATTACGAATGACGAATGACGAATGAAGAAGGCGCTCTTCATTCGTCATTCGTCATTCGTCATTCGTCATTGCTCATTCGTAATTCATCCAAAATCATATTGGTCAGCCCCGGACTGAGCGGCTCCCCCGCAAACTTAAAGATCAACGGCAACATCTGCCCGGCCAGCGTCGGCGACCAGCCCGGCATGGCCCCCGCCAGCCCGGCAAACGCCCCCGTCAATCGCTCGGCGGCCAGCGCCAGGCTCTCGTTGTCCTCGCGGCTGATGTCGGGCAAATCGACCCGGATCGCCGCCCGCTCCGGCCGCCGCCGCGCCAGCCCCGCCCCATAGGCCCGCTCGTAGGCCGTGTGGCACAGATCGACCACCACGTGCTGCAAATGGCGCTGCCGCCGCCGCAAGCGCCGCAAGGCCGGGTCCTGCATGGCCGCGGCCACGGCCCGGTTCACGTCCCCGCCGTCGCCGTGCCAATGGGGCGGCTGGCCGCTGCCGG includes:
- a CDS encoding Ig-like domain-containing protein, which translates into the protein MYLKQSTAITIILGPFVDETDGKTAETGLTISQADVRLSKNGGAFAQKSDSGTCSHLENGNYSCGLNATDSNTLGRLRVAVHEAGALPVWLDLEVVGANVWDSLFGADRLQVHADEITAGLITAAAIATGAIDGDAVAADIVAEIADAVWDEALGGHLGAGSTGDALSDASAGSASPAAIADAVWDEGLGGHLTAGSTGDALNDAGGAAADPWATTLPGSYSSNTAGWILGQRLDAKISSISGNSPGAGAAEFTYTLTDAGSGNPIADADVWATSDSNGGVILASGRTDQNGRITFYLDPGTVYLWRQKSGWNFVNPDVEVVV
- a CDS encoding phage major capsid protein, with product MTERIETTTGLRRVALVRSGSEAQGSGGAGEQGGRNAGEPGSRGAGEGALDLSLVTPHSSTAQGWLGALQTAAATAVIRAAGLPGPVQARLEAGRYDTAEDVEAAVRQARAELAALTEAGVVQLGARPAAVGAMFGRPALRLNEPLDEARDLVGFFFGAAGAPTPPPNLRSFADLYVALTGDVYFRGVFDGERTLFSGAKTSTLPNLAVDAMNKVIVQQFAALEHYRWYERVAAVEPNDGRLLAMKWITLGGVGNLPTVAEGAAYTELDVSDAKESAAFVKRGGYVGITREMIRNGDIMQLQAIPRALASAAVRTRSAAVSALFTANSGVGPTLAQDSKALFHADHGNLATTALGTDAAAWRAARAECFQHSELGSAKPLGIFPRFLLVPAELYDTALSILGYGEGMPTAYAPEAQGRGYADPRPIPLVVPDWTDGTDWAYVVDPALFPVIQMSYSQSPGGRQHPIPELFAVVSETSGLMFSNDVLPIKVRDEFAVGVNGPRGIGKRNVAG